Below is a genomic region from Vulgatibacter sp..
GCGGCCCCACGGGCCAAGGCCGAGTCGCTCTCCGAATCCGCCGGAGCGATGGACGAGGCAGAGGCCTTCGAGCCGATGCCGGCGCAGGTCCGGGTGAACCTCCTCTCCACCAGCTACACCGCCCCGGCTCGCGCCACCATCCCGAGCACCGGCGAGGCCCGCAAGAGCTTCCTCGCCTCCCATCCCCTGCAGGCGAAGCTGCGCCGGGTGGTGGCACCGTCGATCGAGGCGAAGGCCTACCTCACCGCGAAGGCGAAGAACGAGAGCGGCGCGCCCCTCCTCGCCGGCCCGATCGAGCTCTTCGTCGAAGGGGCCTTCGTGGGCAGGAGCTCGATCGGCCAGGTGGCGGAGGGCGACGAGCTCGAGCTCGCCTTCGGCCCGGACGAGCGGATCCTCGTGGAGCGCGACGTCCTCGAGCGCAACCGCGACGACTACGGCGTCTTCTCCAGGCGCGAGCGCTACACCTACAAGATCCGGACGAAGGTGAAGAACCTCTACCGCGAGCCGGTGCAGATCGATCTCGTCGAGCAGCTGCCGGTGAGCCGCGACGAGGACATCGAGGTGAAGATCCTCGAGGGCACCACCGCCGGCGGCAAGGGCGACGAGCAGAAGCCGGGCGTGCAAACCTGGACCCTCGACCTGAAGGCAGGCCAGGAGCGCGTGATCCAGACCGCCTTCGAGGTGAGCTATCCGAAGGGTGTGCCGATCTTCAACCTGCCCTAACGAGCCTTCTCGCTGGTGACCACGACCACCTCCGACTCGAGGGTGCGGTGGACGGGGCAGCGGTCGGCGATCTCGAGGAGCCGCTTGCGCTGCTCCTCGTCGAGCGGGCCCTGGATCTCCAGGGTCCGCTCGATTCGATCGATGCGGCCGGTCTGGGTCTCGCAGGTGGCGCAGTCCTCGGCGTGGACCTTTTCGTGCTTGAGCTCGACCGCCACGCGCTCGAGGGGCCAGCCCTTGCGCTCGGCGTAGAGCCGCAACGTCATCGCGGTGCAGCTGCCGAGGCCGGCGAGGAGGAGGTCGTAGGGCGTGGGGCCGGTGTCGTTTCCCCCAAGCCGCTCCGGCTCGTCCGCCTGCAAGGTATGCCGGCCCGCGCGGATTCGCTGCGCCAGCCTGCCGGCGCTGCTCTCCTCCACCCGGATCCGATCGGGCGCCACCTCCTCGCCGTCCGCCGGGGTCGGCTGTGCCGCGTGCACGCCCAGGTAGCGGCTCGCCCAGGCGGCGATGACGTGGGCCACGTAGATGCCGTCCGCGTGATCGGTGAGGAGATGGTCGGCGGTGTCGAGGGAGATGAAGCTCTTCGGATGCTTCGCCGCGTCGAAGATCCGGCGGGCATTGTCGACACCCACCACCCGATCGAAGGGCGCGTGGAAGACGAGGAGCGCCCGCTTCAGGCCGGCCACCTGCTCGAGCACCTGCTGCTCCTCCAGGTCGCGGAGCATCTCCCGCCGCACCCGGAAGTGGCGCCCGCCGATCTGCACCTCCGCCTCTCCCTCCGCCTCGATCGCCGGCAGCTGCCCGACGAAGAGGTGCTGCACGTGGGCCGGATCGCTGGGCGCGTTGATCGTCGCCACCGCCTTCACCTCGGGGATGCGCCCCGCGGCGGCCAGCACCGCCGTGCCGCCGAGGCTGTGCCCGACGAGGAGGGAGGGCCCCTCGAGGCGGGCGCGCAGGAAGTCCGCGGCAGCGACGAGATCGCCCACGTTGGACGAGAAGGTGGTGTTCTCGAATTCGCCGTCGCTGTGTCCGAGCCCGGTGAAGTCGAAGCGCAGCACCGCCATCCCCAGCTCGGTGAGCGCCGCTGCGACCCGGCTCGCGGCGAAGACGTCCTTCGAGCAGGTGAAGCAATGCGCGATGATCGCGCAGGCCACCGGCGTGCCGTCGGGGAGATCGAGCCGCGCGGCGAGCTCGTCGCCATGGGCTCCAGGGAAGGTTGCCTTCTCCGTGCGCATCCGCCGCTACCTCCTCAGCCTGCCTGCCCCCTCCACGGGAGAGGGGGCGGCGGCCTCTTTCCACGGAGCTTGTGCGGGAAACGCGCTCCACTACAATCGCGCGGTTTCGGGAGACGACCATGATTCGACGCATCCTGCTCGGCACCACCCTTGCGGCCCTCGCCGGCTGCGGCGAGCCCCCCCTCGGCGACGACGCCGTGGTGGCGCAGGCCCTCGGCGGGATCCAGCCCTCCCTCGAGGCGCAGAACGCGCTCCTCGTCGCGATGGACGACTGCCCGAGCTGCGCCAACCTGCAGGAGCTGGGCAACTACCTCGGCGCCACGCTGGGGAGCTGTGCCCGCGTCGAGGCGGTGTCGAAGGCGGAGAGCGCCTGCACGAAGATCGCGGGCAGGAGCGCCGCCAGGGTCTCCCTGAACGGCTGCGACTTCGAGCTGGGGCGCCCGGTCTCCGGCACCCTGGTCGTCACCCAGGCCGACGGCAGCGTGATGCGCTACTTCGAGACCGACCTCTCCACCGGCGACCACGGCGTGGTCTCGTGT
It encodes:
- a CDS encoding alpha/beta fold hydrolase; the protein is MRTEKATFPGAHGDELAARLDLPDGTPVACAIIAHCFTCSKDVFAASRVAAALTELGMAVLRFDFTGLGHSDGEFENTTFSSNVGDLVAAADFLRARLEGPSLLVGHSLGGTAVLAAAGRIPEVKAVATINAPSDPAHVQHLFVGQLPAIEAEGEAEVQIGGRHFRVRREMLRDLEEQQVLEQVAGLKRALLVFHAPFDRVVGVDNARRIFDAAKHPKSFISLDTADHLLTDHADGIYVAHVIAAWASRYLGVHAAQPTPADGEEVAPDRIRVEESSAGRLAQRIRAGRHTLQADEPERLGGNDTGPTPYDLLLAGLGSCTAMTLRLYAERKGWPLERVAVELKHEKVHAEDCATCETQTGRIDRIERTLEIQGPLDEEQRKRLLEIADRCPVHRTLESEVVVVTSEKAR